The following coding sequences are from one Helicoverpa zea isolate HzStark_Cry1AcR chromosome 4, ilHelZeax1.1, whole genome shotgun sequence window:
- the LOC124629998 gene encoding nose resistant to fluoxetine protein 6-like yields MVYKELLFLFLCLVSIVHSSNGVERSIEALDNKLYEDVLDAEECHRQIRYIRSNALLLLQFMDAGLRTPRGILTGNTIDMGNYHQCIAINHTIAEEDNMHIQGKYASIFVPLNQSFHWPRPRDTVSTQFDPTTLYLDPELAKKIEEYNIMRRELLMFSGIFEKDDRYHLQYEDERSGPANPLIRMSFRLALCTPKPCTIEQAITSFFFNVTAIGFRYEDDYTRIADDKPWSGADTAAVVVFSVLGFLTLISTSYDLCYRFVFKKDPKQMSTLGRSFSVYTNGQRLTTFSTTAGSMQCLDGIRTLAMVWVVVGHSYSTEPFQANPLDATNWMFSARGLWITAATMTVDTFFTIAGILLVYTTVNKMNQVTFMKNIHWFYLNRFVRLTPLLAVTALLAASYFNRFTDGPFWLTVATITNHCRNNWWSTLLHVQNFVHVEEMCVPHSWYVAIDFQLYVVSPLVLIWVLSGKKIYSWIGLIGSFAAVLVASTIYNFHHNLPGHNVVPTRIAEMTDYMTKYYFNTLCRAGPFFVGMIFGYVLHLYRKTRIQIPWILALFFWACSAGIIGSIFYFVYRVMQFDWDNEFMENFMNSFMRPAYACAISWLVIACVHGYAGPINWFLSLEAWRLPARLSYGVFLFHYPLQFSLNATMVTPIYFSVGGFAFKFLSYLTYSFIWSFVLTLLVDSPITVLFKMLMDLGKPNKPAVKPNEVTKQDNDEKNPNVNDNQRSLKELEMNKEDDANTNDTKEVEVLSAGLNEPLEKRNKEGTSNDTQDTSEASSSDSNNTDAIVNTTDDNETKKEIV; encoded by the exons ATGGTgtacaaagaattattattcttatttttatgtttagttaGTATAGTGCATAGTTCCAATGGAGTGGAAAGAAGTATTGAAGCGTTAGATAATAAGTTATACGAAGATGTGTTGGATGCTGAGGAGTGCCATCGCCAAATACGTTACATTAGAAGTAATGCGCTGTTGTTGCTGcaat TCATGGATGCCGGTCTAAGGACTCCAAGAGGTATTTTAACAGGCAACACAATAGACATGGGCAATTACCACCAATGTATAGCAATTAACCATACTATAGCAGAAGAAGACAATATGCATATTCAGGGCAAATATGCATCTATTTTTGTGCCATTGAACCAGTCTTTCCACTGGCCTCGTCCACGAGATACAGTATCAACGCAATTTGATCCAACAACCCTATATTTGGACCCAGAACTTGCTAAGAAGATAGaggaatataatattatgcgAAGGGAATTACTTATGTTTAGTGGAATTTTTGAAAAAGATGATCGTTATCATTTACAGTATGAAGACGAAAG GAGCGGACCAGCAAATCCATTAATTCGCATGTCATTTAGACTAGCATTGTGCACACCTAAACCCTGCACTATAGAGCAAGCGATAACCTCTTTCTTCTTCAATGTCACCGCTATAGGCTTTCGGTATGAAGACGACTACACTCGAATAGCCGACGATAAGCCTTGGTCAGGTGCTGACACTGCCGCTGT agtcGTATTTTCAGTGCTTGGATTTCTAACTTTAATTAGTACAAGTTacgatctttgctatcgattcGTATTCAAAAAAG ACCCAAAACAAATGAGCACACTGGGCCGATCATTCTCAGTATACACGAATGGGCAAAGGTTAACGACCTTCAGTACTACAGCTGGAAGTATGCAATGTCTTGATGGTATTAGAACTTTGGCCATGGTGTGGGTCGTGGTGGGACATTCCTATAGTACCGAACCGTTCCAAGCAAACCCTCTCGATGCCACCAAC TGGATGTTCTCTGCAAGGGGTTTGTGGATCACTGCAGCCACTATGACGGTAGATACATTTTTCACAATAGCTGGGATACTTCTAGTCTACACCACTGTTAACAAGATGAATCAAG tgaCATTTATGAAAAACATCCATTGGTTCTACCTAAACCGCTTCGTCAGGCTGACCCCACTCCTGGCTGTGACTGCACTGCTAGCAGCTTCATACTTCAATAGATTCACGGACGGACCCTTCTGGTTAACAGTGGCCACAATCACGAACCACTGTAGAAATAACTGGTGGTCTACTCTTCTTCATGTTCAAAATTTCGTCCACGTGGAAGAAATG TGCGTCCCTCACTCCTGGTATGTGGCTATAGATTTCCAACTCTACGTGGTCTCACCTTTGGTTCTCATCTGGGTCTTAAGTGGCAAGAAAATCTACTCTTGGATTGGCTTAATCGGTTCTTTTGCGGCAGTACTTGTAGCATCGACAATTTATAATTTCCACCACAATTTGCCTGGACACAATGTTGTGCCGAC CCGTATTGCTGAGATGACGGATTACATGACAAAGTACTACTTCAACACGCTATGTCGTGCTGGTCCGTTCTTCGTCGGCATGATCTTTGGTTACGTTTTGCACCTTTACCGTAAAACCAGAATCCAAATACCATGG ATCTTAGCCTTATTCTTCTGGGCGTGCTCTGCTGGTATTATTGGAAGTATCTTCTACTTCGTATACAGAGTCATGCAATTTGATTGGGACAACGAATTTATGGAAAATTTTATGAATTCATTCATGAGGCCTGCTTATGCATGTGCTATCTCCTGGTTGGTTATAGCATGTGTCCATGGTTACGCTG GTCCTATCAATTGGTTCCTTTCTCTTGAAGCATGGAGATTACCAGCTCGTTTGTCGTATGGAGTGTTTTTATTCCACTACCCTCTCCAGTTCTCTTTGAATGCTACTATGGTCACCCCCATCTATTTCTCCGTCGGAGGCTTT GCATTCAAATTTTTGTCATACTTGACATATTCATTCATATGGTCCTTCGTGTTAACTCTTCTCGTGGACTCTCCAATAACAGTTCTCTTTAAAATGCTGATGGATTTGG GAAAACCAAACAAACCTGCTGTAAAACCTAATGAGGTAACTAAACAGGATAATGACGAGAAAAATCCAAATGTTAATGACAACCAAAGATCCTTGAAGGAACTTGAAATGAACAAAGAAGATGATGCAAATACTAATGATACGAAAGAAGTAGAAGTATTAAGTGCTGGTTTAAATGAACCATTAGAAAAACGCAACAAGGAAGGAACATCAAACGACACTCAAGATACTTCTGAAGCTTCAAGCAGTGATAGCAACAATACTGACGCTATTGTTAATACGACAGATGACAATGAAACGaaaaaagaaatagtttaa